AGTATTGTTGGATCTTTTCAATCCTTTAGCGTCATTGACAATACAAAAGTAAAGGAGCTTTCACAGCCCGGCAATTCATAAAACAGTCGCTTTAATGGTCTTAAATTTCAGAATGATTTGTGAAAACCCTTTATAGTAAAGGATTACAGGAAATTTGTTACATGATGTCCAATAGCAGAAACAGCTGTAAAAAAAAGCTGTAATTTTCTTATTCTCAACCAAGATTGAACATATGGAAGCAGAAATAAATCTTCAAATTATTCTTGTTAAGCCCACACCGGCTGTATTGTTTGGCTTACAAAAAGGATCGGGCAACATTTATGAAACGCTGCAAAAGCAGAAGTCGGTTTCGACCGACTTGTTATTTACATTCCCGATAAAAATCAAAGGCGATAAAGGGAAAGATGCGTTTCCAAAATTATCGGGTCCATTTGTTCAAGGGCCAACAGGTGCAAAATTCGTTTACATTGATATCGGAAAATGCGCCGGGCAAATTGATACGATCTGGTCGAGAAGATTAAAAGTTCCATTAACAGGCATTACATGGGACATGATCGACAAATTGATTACAAACCCTGCATTGATACTTGAAACAAAAGTTCCGGGAACAGGGAAAGATGGCGGGCCAAATTGTGCAACGGTAAAACCATTTGAGGGTTGGCGGATTAAAAGGTGAGTCGTGAGTGGTGAATAGGCAGTGGAATGTTCCTTGATTAAACAGCAATACTACTCTGCAAATAGAGTTTAAACATATTTCAACACAAGAACGATGAAACAACGTTTAATCATATTAGTTGCTGTGTTTTTAATGACCCATAGTTGTAACAGTAAACAAAATTCAATTACAGAAATGAACGTAACAACAGATACACTTAAGCAAGTGCTCGATGCATTTAACCGGCATGATCTCGATGCAATTATGGAGTACTTCTCTGAAGATTGTTCTTTTGATTTTCCAAGAGGACCTGAACCATGGGGACAACGCTTTGTTGGCAAAGCACAAGTGCGTGAAGGATTAGCCGGCAGGTTCAAAGGTATTCCTGATGTTCACTATGGCGACGATCAACATTGGGTCTCTGAAGATGGAACGAAAGGAGTTTCAGAATGGACACTTACCGGAACAACAACGTCAGGTATTAAATTGAATGTACGGGGTTGTGATCTTTGGGAATTACGAGATGGTAAGATCTCCCGGAAAAATTCTTACTGGAAAATAGTTGAACAGCCAACCCAACCTGCAGCGAAATAAACAGCACAAAAGAAGATGGTAAAGACAATAACAGATAAGAAAAAATGAAAGTACTATGCTGTTAAAAGTATTACTACCGGGTTTGTTTGTCTTGCTTATTTCCTGCCGGCAATCGCAAAAATCAAAGCAAATGGAAACAGCTTCAATTTACCAGGAGGGTTTCGTTATAGGCAATGGCGTTAAACTGCAATACCTCGATTGGGGTGGCTCAGGTCAACCACTTATTCTTATTCATGGCTTAGGTGATTCCCCGTTGTTATTTGAAGATATTTCTTCATCACTAAAAACAAATTTCAGAATCATTGCTTATGCGAGACGGGGCCATTGCAAATCAGAAACAAATGATGCGGATTACAGCAACTCCGCACTTGTTGCGGATCTGAAACTTCTTCTCGATAGTTTAAAGATTAACAAAGCCAGTTTATTGGGATGGTCAATGGGCGGCAATGAAATTACTGAGTTTGCCATCCGATATCCTGAAAGGGTGAACAAACTGATTTACTTTGAAGCAGGCTACGACTTATCTGATGACTCTTTTAAAGAGATCTTAAAAACACTGCCAAAATCATTTCTTGCCGACAAATCCGATTTGTCCAGCTTAGATGCGTATCGAAATTGGTATCACAAATTTTGGTTTGCAGATATGGAATGGAACGAAACGTTGGAAGCAAATTTAAAAGCAACCATCAAGATCAATCCCGACAGTAGTGTTACAACCATACCAGATGACAGTATTTTTAAACGAACCTTAGAATCAGCCATGAGTTACCATCGTGACTATTCAAAAATTCAATCACCTGCGTTGGCAATTTTTACCAGGAAATTCTTTGTTCCGCCTGTAACAGACAGTAATATAGTTGCAGTATACGAAGACATGGAGAAAAGAATCATCGACCCCTGGAGATTGCACAGTATCAATCAAATGAAAACGGAATTAAACAACCTGGCTATAAAAGAATTGGAGGCGGGTTCTCATGTTTCTTTTATTTTTTTAAGTAGAGATGTATTGGTGGAAACAATAACTGCTTTTCTACTTAATGACTGATGCATGAATTGCAAAGGAAATTTAAAAGAGGTGCCGTACAATCATTGCCGTCAACCGATAAGAATGGCAGATCAACAAATAAATCGACACCTGTCTTCACTGAACAAAAGTTGTTTTTACCGGATACGTTTTTTATTACTTGCCTTTACCCATCTTGTTTTTTTACATTCAGGGCAAGTAACCGTTGAGGCTGGTTGCAATCTCTCCGTATGGCCACAAAATGAGCATGCATAATGATCAACCTCTTTAATTTCATGTTGACCGCTGTGCAATGAATCAGGCATGATGGGTAAACCAAATTTTACTTCTTCATCCGGATAATAAAAGATGCTGATATTGCCTGAACTTTCTACAATGGCTTCTTCAATTTGTCCTAATTGCGATACACCCTGCATACGCAGTTCAGCAAAAAATTCATCTTCTCCCAGCGCTTCCTTCGAAAAATTTTCTATGGAAAAAGAACCGTTTCTGATGAGATAAACCGGTTTGCCCTCCACCATTTTTTCGAAATGCTTATTCGTGCCAATAAAGTAAGTGATCAAACTATACAATGCCACAATCACTGTAAACA
The DNA window shown above is from Lacibacter sp. H375 and carries:
- a CDS encoding DUF5990 family protein translates to MEAEINLQIILVKPTPAVLFGLQKGSGNIYETLQKQKSVSTDLLFTFPIKIKGDKGKDAFPKLSGPFVQGPTGAKFVYIDIGKCAGQIDTIWSRRLKVPLTGITWDMIDKLITNPALILETKVPGTGKDGGPNCATVKPFEGWRIKR
- a CDS encoding nuclear transport factor 2 family protein, whose protein sequence is MKQRLIILVAVFLMTHSCNSKQNSITEMNVTTDTLKQVLDAFNRHDLDAIMEYFSEDCSFDFPRGPEPWGQRFVGKAQVREGLAGRFKGIPDVHYGDDQHWVSEDGTKGVSEWTLTGTTTSGIKLNVRGCDLWELRDGKISRKNSYWKIVEQPTQPAAK
- a CDS encoding alpha/beta fold hydrolase; this encodes MLLKVLLPGLFVLLISCRQSQKSKQMETASIYQEGFVIGNGVKLQYLDWGGSGQPLILIHGLGDSPLLFEDISSSLKTNFRIIAYARRGHCKSETNDADYSNSALVADLKLLLDSLKINKASLLGWSMGGNEITEFAIRYPERVNKLIYFEAGYDLSDDSFKEILKTLPKSFLADKSDLSSLDAYRNWYHKFWFADMEWNETLEANLKATIKINPDSSVTTIPDDSIFKRTLESAMSYHRDYSKIQSPALAIFTRKFFVPPVTDSNIVAVYEDMEKRIIDPWRLHSINQMKTELNNLAIKELEAGSHVSFIFLSRDVLVETITAFLLND
- a CDS encoding YetF domain-containing protein gives rise to the protein MYLLQASSGFNWKEIMIGGEDWNFLPEVILRTIIMFIIIVVSLRILGKRGVKQLSIFELVAIISLGSAAGDPMLYKDVGILPALLVFTVIVALYSLITYFIGTNKHFEKMVEGKPVYLIRNGSFSIENFSKEALGEDEFFAELRMQGVSQLGQIEEAIVESSGNISIFYYPDEEVKFGLPIMPDSLHSGQHEIKEVDHYACSFCGHTERLQPASTVTCPECKKTRWVKASNKKRIR